In Chthoniobacterales bacterium, the genomic stretch GCAGCGGCAAGATGAAAGGCTTCAAGGACAAACTGTCCGAGGCTGACGCGAAGGCGCTCGTCGCCTACGTGCGTGGCCTGAAGAAATAATCTTCAAAAGAGCCTGCGTGAATGGCGGACGCTGAAGAACCTCGTCGTTCTTTTACCCGGCATTTTCACAACTGGACCAGCTATTGCGGGCTGTTGCTCGCGGCGAGCGCGACGTTCGCGTTCCTGTTTCTCTTCGCCGTCGATCTGTTCGCGGTGCGCTCGAGCCCCTACGTCGGCATTCTCGCTTACGTCGTCGCACCGTTCTTTTTCATTCTCGGATCGATTGTCGCCTTGTTCGGTGCGCTCCTGGCCAGACGGCAAGAACGGCTGGCTCGACAAGGCCCGCTCAAGATTCATATCGACTTCGCCCGGCCACGGGATCGCCGGATGCTGTTGCTCTTCTCCGGCGGCGCGGTGGTGTTTCTCTTCCTCACTGCGCTTGGCAGTTACGAGACCTACCATTACACGGAGTCGGTCGAGTTTTGCGGCAAGGCCTGCCACGTTCCGATGCAGCCGGAATGGGTCGCCTCGCAGCATGGTATCCACGCCAATGTCGAGTGCGTCGATTGCCACGTCGGACCGGGCGCGGCGGCCTTTTTCAAGACAAAGCTGAACGGGGTGAAGCAGCTTTATCACTGGACCCTGGGCGATTTCCCCCGGCCGATCTTCGTGAGCGAAGCCAACCCGCGACCCCCCCAGATGATCTGCGAACAGTGCCACTGGCCGCAACGTTACGTCGGCAACATCGTTCGGAGTTATCCTCATTACCTCTCGGATGAGCAGAACACTCCGTTCACCGTCCGTATGCTCCTGAACGTCGGCGGCAACGATCCGGCCAGCGGCCCCGCGGAAGGAATCCATTGGCACATGAACATCGCCAACAAGATCGAGTACATCGCCACGGATAAGACGCTCGAAACAATTCCCTGGGTCCGCCTGACGAACAAGCAGGGCGTGGTGACCGAATATCGGACGGCAGAGTTCACCGATGATCCCGCCAAACATAAAGTCCAGCGCATGGATTGCCTGGACTGCCATACTCGCCCGGCACACCAATTCCAGGCGCCAAACGACGCCGTGGATCTCGCGCTGAGCACCGGCAACCTCAATTCAAAAACGCCGTGGGTGAAATCCAAGGTCGTTGCCGCCCTGGTGAAACCCTACAACACCTCCAGGGAGGCCGACGACGGCATTACCGCATCCCTCCGCGAAGCCTATCCGGACGCGGCTGTCTCCGAGCCCATCATCCGCACGGCGAAAGCGATCTATCACCAGAATTTCTTTCCCGAGATGAAGACGGATTGGCGAACCCATCCCGACAATATTGGCCACAAGAACTGGAACGGCTGTTTCCGCTGTCACGACGGCAAACACATGGCGGGGGACGGGAAGACTTCGATCAGCGCCAACGACTGCCGCTCGTGTCACCTGATCCTGGCCCAAGGCGCGGGCGAGCAGCTCGATCAAATCAACTTTAAAGGACACAACTTCTTTCACATCGATTCCGATTACTCCGATTTCTCCTGCGCCGAGTGTCACACCGGCGGCATCCAGAAATAATTTGCCAGCCCGCGGCGACGCCTGACGGAAGCCAGCCTGTTTCCGCTCGCTGATCGAAGCGATCGCGAACTCCGCAATTTCTGCGCATCAAATGACAATTACGGCGCAGTAAGCTCGCCCGGCTCAGGCTCCAATTTGCTTTATGAAAGCAATTGCGCCTTTGTTCGCAGCTGAGACAGCCGACTCGGCTTCGCTCGTTACCAAATCGGCAGAAGGTTTCGTGCGTGCCGGTAACGTTGATTCCGCGTCCCACAATTCAAAATCGTGCAGCTGCGATGTGTGGGGTCATCCTCATCCCGCTGAACAAAAATCCGGATCCGGCAAATGCAGTGGTAACTGCCAGACCTGCGCTGCCCGTTAAGCCCGGACCGTCAGGCTGCCCGGGGTTTTCGCTGGCCGCTGTGCAGTCGGGCGCGGAATTCCGTGGGGGATTGACCGAAGACGCGTTTGAACATCCGGTTGAACTGGGTCAGCGACTGGAACCCGACGTCGTAGGCGACTTCGCTGATCCGGCGGCTTGGGTTGGCCAGTTGATTCTTCGCGTCCTCCAGGCGGACCCGGGCAACGTAATCCGTGAACTTTAGTCCGGTCGTTTTCTTGAAGACTTTGCAGAAGTGAAAGACGCTCGCGCCGGAGGCCTGGGCGACCGCGGCAAGGGAGAGCGGTTCCATTTTGTGGCGCTCGATGTATTCGCGCGCTTTTTGCACGAGCGGCGGCTCGGCGTTCTGCTGCTCCAGGACGATCTGATTGATCAAGGCTGAGAGTTGTTCGGCGAAGAAGGTCAGCAACCGCACGATCGCGCTGTATTTGTCCTTCGGGATGATCGGCGTCATTTTCCAGGCTTTGCGAATGGTGCCGGCAAAGGGAACTCCACACTCCTTGAGCCTGGAGGCGGCGCGCTCCTTGTCGCTTTTGATCGCCGAACGTCGGAGAACCTGGCCGATCCGGAGAAAGCCGATTGTCTTTTCGCCCAACCGGACCGGCACCGCTGTCTCAGTGAGGCCGAACGGGCAGGTTTCGGTGCAGGGCCTGGCCCCGGCGTGCTGGACGATCTCGGCGTGCGATTGCAGACACACGGCGAGTGTGGCCGGCTTTTCCGCGAGCAACGCGCAGAAGCGGTTCTCGTTCGTTTTTTGATGATGTTCGAGCTGCCAGTATTCGAGGGGCCGCAACGCGAGGGGCAGCCCGGTCGCCTTGGTAAAAACGTTTTCGTAATCCCGAAACAAACGAGACCTCAGCAATGTCTCGACCAGTTGCTTGCTCGCCATCGTGCCGTCCGCGGCCTTCGTTTCCGGCATGCCGCCGATGTTCTCGCTGTCGGGATAAAGTGTCAACGTGCTTCGACCAACGGCCGCTCCGGAGACAGCATTCTCGTTCGGGCCATCTCCAATCGTTTCACCATCATCGCGGTCATCCGCTTGAAGAGCTCATAGCCGAGAGAATGATTCCGTTCGCAGTAATCACGAAGGATGGTGCCGTAAAAGAAAATCGCGACCGTCGGCTCGATCGCACGCGCTGTGAAATGCCACGCGTAGGGCGGAAACATCCACGACCAGCCGAGCAACTCGCCCGCATGGACGGTCTCGATCTCGACCGTTCCAGCCGGCGCACCCGTCGATTCCAGGGCAACCCGGCCGCTTTCGATAAGGTAAAACCGATTGGCATTTTCGCCTTCCTGGAAAATGATTTGCCCCGGCTCGAACCGGACCACCATGGCGCAGTCGGCCAGGAGCGCCAGGTCCTTCCGATTCATGCCGGCGAGAAAAGGGTGCAACGCCACCCGGGGAGCGATTGGTTCGGTGTCAGTGTGTCTTTTCATGGAGTGATCAGGAGAGCTCGTGTTCTTTTTCGCGCACCACCAGCACCGGGCAGGGCGCGGCGCGAACGACGCGTTCGGCGGTGCTGCCGATGCAAAAATGCTTCCAGCCGGTGTAACCGTGGGTCGCGATCACGATGAGGTCGACGTCCGCTTCCTTGGCTGCTTCCACGATTTCGTGGGCCGGAACGCCGGTCCGGATTGTCCAGTCTGGTCGCCCGGAATTTTTTGTGCGTTCAGCAGCAGTCAGCGCGCGCAGGTTCTTTTCGGCCTGGGTAAAATTGATTTCTGGAAAGGGGATCACGCCAGGCATGGCGGCGAAACGGACAGACGGCAGGGGCTCGACGACGTGAAGCAGGGTGAGCTTGGCCCCGAACTCTTCCGCGCAGCGCATCGCATATCTGAAACCGTTTTCGGAGGCGGGGGAAAAATCGAGCGGCGCCAGGATTTTCTTGAATCGCAGAGTCGGGGTCGTGATTTCTTTTCGAACTTCGTGTCCCGATAAAGTCGTCGTTGTCATGCGACCATCTTGCCGCCGGGACGGGCGCTTTGCTGCGCCGGGCTTGGGAAAACTTGGGCGTTTCTTGTTCCCGACGTCACTTGTTCGTGGTTCGCAATTTTTGCCCAACCAAAGCCAACCCGCGGTGAGCCTCCCGGCCGCCCGGAAGAGAGACTCTTCCTGGGAAAGGAGATCAAAATATGGATTACCTGGTTGTGCTTATTACGATGTTGATGATTGCCGGTTACGCCTGCCTTGTTGGGCGCGCCTTGAGCGAAACGAAATAGCAATGTTTCGCGTCACTCTCGACCAGGCCGAGAACACGCTGACGATTTCTTATCGCGGGCATGTCTCGAGGGTAATGGGTTGCCTGTCCCCCCGAAAGAGCGTGGCGCTGTCAGCTTCGACCGGGCTCAGGGCTTGGCGAGCGACAGGACGCGGGTGATGGCGCTCACTACCTGTGGGATCTCGACGGGTTTGACGAACGATTCGGCGAACCCGGCGTTGCGATAGCGTTCCTGGTCGCGGCTGGTTCCGAACCCGGAAACAGCGATGCCTACCACGCCGAGCGGCGCCAGGCGTTGCATCAGTTCGCAGCCATCCCCGTCGGGCAACGCGATGTCGGAGATGAGGAAATCACCGCGCCGCGCCGCCGCCGCGGCTTCGGAGACGGAGCTGGCTTCCTGGACCTCGAATCCTTGCCGGCGCAAGGACCGGGCAAAAATTCGCAGGGTGTCGAGATGATCTTCCACTAACAGGAGCCGCGGACGAGCGAGGTCCGCCGCCGGCAGCTCGAGATCGGCGGATGGTGGCGGGGTGCCTGGAATCTCCAGACGCTCGATGAGGGCGCTCACGAGCCGGGCTTCCTTTTGGACATTGGTCCGAAGCACCTGGAGACAGTCCTTGATCTCAGTATCGGCCGAGGAGGCGAGCCGGTGTTCGAGCTCGGTCAACGAAGCGAGAAGCGGCGCCAGCGGCGTGCGCAACTCGTGGCTCACAGCGGCCAGGAGTTTATCCTTCTCTTCAGCGCGCGCTTCGGCCCGGATGACGTCCTTCTGGAGGTGGAGCCACTCGGCTTTAGTGGGAATGGTGAGGATGCGCGGGACGAGCGCCTGGAGGATGAGCAGGGTGGCGACGGCGAGCAACGCGCTCCCGAGATGAGTGAGCACGAGTGTCCAGATGGCGATGGGCCCGTGGAACCAGATGTTGAGCAGTCCGAGGAACGCGGACGCGCCGGAAAGAAAGAGAAACCCCGCGAGGCAAAGAACAACCCAGCCAAAGGGAACGTCGGAGCGTTCCCGGACGATGCGGAAAAGAAGAAATGGCATGGCACAGAAAGCGGCGGCCACGGAAAGGCTGGAGGCGAGGCTGAGCCAGGTGAGGAACTGCGGCGGGGTGTAGGCGCGCGATTTGTGGAGGAGCACCGCGAAGATCTCGGCGCCGTAAACGGTGAAGAAATAGACGGCGATGGAAAAGAGGACGAGAAAGATCGCGTAGCGCCGGACGACTCTTTTCAGTTCGGGTTCCATGAGGAAGCGGCCCGGGGCGGAGTGTAGCACTGCTGCCGCTCTCGGCAAGCGGCAGCAGAAATCCCAAATCCCAGGGAAAGCGAAAATCTCAAGACGGGAGGAAACTCGAATATCGAAATTCGAATTCGAAACAACGGTGTGAAACAGAGAAGGACGAAATCTCGAAACGGCGACGCTGCGAAATTGATCTATTGGAACTTGGAATTTATTTGGAGCTTGGGTTTTGGACCTTGGAAATTCCGCCATCAGGCGGCGGAGTATTGCTCGTCGGTAACCTGCTCCATCCACTCGACAAGTTTCTCGTCGAGCGACTCCTGAATCGCGATATGCGTCATCGCGGTGTCGGGGGATGCGCCGTGCCAGTGTTTTTCATTGGGCGCAAACCAAACCACGTCGCCGGGCCGGATTTCCTCAATCGGTCCGCCTTCGCACTGGGCTCGGCCGAAGCCGCTGGTCACGATCAACGTTTGGCCCAGGGGGTGGGTATGCCACGCCGTTCGGGCCCCCGGCTCGAACGTCACCCTCGCGCCGGCGACGCGAGCCGGTGCCGGCGCCGAAAACAACGGATCAATTCGAACTTTCCCGGTAAACCAGTCGTCCGGTCCCTGTCGGGAGGATTGCGAACCAACTCTTTTGATCTCCATATGGGATTCCTTTCGTTTCGTCACTGCCTTCGCCCGGAGGGCGAACGCAGCTGCGCTTCCGACTCTTGAGAAATGTGCGGGGAGAAAGCATCGCTGAATGCAGATGGCTGCATACTCGGTTCCTTTTGGTTCTAGGGCAATTCGCAGGTAACCGTTACGCTTCCGGGACCAATCTCATTTGAGTTTTCTTTTTGCCCGCCGTGCTCAGAACGCTGGTCTTCAGGGGCCTGATCGACTGCGGTTTCATTGATCACACCGTCGCTCGCGTGACCGAATCGGCTCTTGCGTTATTGCGCCGACTGTTGCGTTCTTGCGGGAAACTAGCGAAGCGTGGTTTACGACGCTTCGAGCGCCTTCCGCCGGCGACGCGACAATCGCGACGTCTCGAGAACGCTTGCCATTTCGCGTAGCTTCGCCGCGCGCGGTTCGTCCAATTCGTTGATCTCCTTGATCGGCAGAATGTCGTGAAAAAACGACCCTTCAAGGACACCGACAGGTAAAATTTTGTACGCGAAGCGGTCGGTTAGCTGACGTGCTTGGAAAAAGCTAAGCTCCCCCTGTTCTTCCACTTCGCCCGCTTCTCGCGGAGCTGATGCAACCATCAGGTGACAGCAAATGACGGCTCTCGCTTTATCGGACTGCGACATTCTGGGTCCAAAGATCAGTCCGCGGATTTGCCGTGGCGAAACTCGAAGCACTCGGATGTCCGGGGGAACGACGCCCCAATTCGGGAAAAAAGCTCGAACCTCGTCCTCGTACGACCAATCCGTGAACTTCACTAGACCGATGATGCTATCCTTTTTTTTCGGAGCATCGCCGTACAGCTGCTCCGGGACGTCGTAATGACTTTCCTCTTCAGAGTATGAGAACTGATGTATCAGTCGGTGAAAGGCGTTCACCTTCGGCGGCATGTGCCGATAGACGACCCGATGGAGTTTGAGGTGTTCGTCTCGATAGAACCCGAGTTCCGTTGCCCCGATCACGTTCGCCGACGGCCGACTGCCCGACAGGACCGTAATCGGAGAGTTCACGTGAATAGTGCAGTCCGTACTCTCATAGACAACGACGAAGCCAGATTCGGCCGATGCATAGTGGCCCCACATCGTGGGGTTAGTCGCGTCCGTAGAGAATGACGCGACGTACTGCTGTTCTTCCAGTGATCGAGGTAGCTGCTTGGTGATCACATCCGCAGCCAGCTCTGTGAACAATGTCCAGTTAATTTCCAGAGCCGTATCGCGCGAAACCTCAGCTAGTGCGGCGAGAAACGCTTTCCTGAATACGTCGATGCTTAGATCTCGGTTACGGGCGAACTTCTTTAGCTGGTGCGCGATCGGTTCACTCAAGCGCAGCAGTTCGCCGATAGCTCGCGAGCGTTCTTCACGATAAAAGTCTGGACCAAAGCAAACTCGCTCCAACACAAACTTCGACAATCGGCGCCAGAGCTCTTCGGTCCCGTTTAGGACGAAGTGGGGACGAAACTCGTTTGCGTCATTTAGCTCCGCATACGACGGAAAGTAAATTTCGCCCCTGCGGAGCATGCTAAACTCGAGGTGTCCGGCGGTGCGATACTTGAAGAAGTACATAGCGAAGCAACCTACGACCCCGACTATAATGCGCTCCGAAAGTCCGTTGGCCTAACACCGACCATCCGTCGAAAAACCTGCGCGAAATGGCTTGGGTTCTTGTAGCCGACGTCGAGGCCAATCTCGATCAGGCTGCGCCTGGTTGGAAAGCCCGGCCGTTGCTTCGCAGCCGTTACGGCGCGGATGAGTTGCTGGGCGCGGGTGATCCGCATCATGGCAAGGCGCGACGCAGCAGACGTTGCAAGGAACGATTGCCCTCGGTTACGCCCGCTTCGACTATTCACGTGCGGATTAACGACTTGGCGCACTGCTCCGCGGCTTTTTGCTTGGTCGTTGGGCGCGGGACTGGATCTTATGCGCGTGGATGATCGCTTTGATCAACCCCGGAAAACGGTGCTCGATCTCGGCGCAGCGTGAGGTGTTCTGCATCTCGACGCCGCGGCGCTCACCGCGGATCAGGCCGGCGTGGCGCAAGGCCGTGAAATGCTGCGAGAGGGTCGACTTCGGAATGTCCCGGTCGACTACAGTCAGGAAGTCGGAGCAACGCTGCGAGCATTGCGAGTTCGCGATCTGCGAAAAGATCGCGACGCGCACCGGATCGGAGAGGGCGTGGAGGATTGCTTCCACGGTCACGTCCTCGATCGAAGGATGAAAAAGAGGCCTCATGAATGCGGTAAGGATATCACAGTTTGACACTTGTTCCATTGTTCGTAAGTTCAGAACTATAGCGGAAGATCAAGCAGGCGGCGCAAGGTGCGGCGCCTCGGTTCGTCCGGCAGAAGAAAGAACCCAATCATCATGAGCAAACTCACCGGCAAGGTCGCCATCGTCACTGGAGCTTCCAAAGGTATCGGCGCAGCCATCGCCACCCATCTCGCCGCGGCCGGCGCGTCCGTCGTGGTCAATTATTCATCGAGCAAAGAAGGCGCGGGCCGCGTCGTGGATACCATCATCAAGCGCGGCGGCAAAGCCACCGCGGTGCAGGCGAACGTGGCGAAGAAACCCGACATCGACCGCCTCTTTGCCGAAACCAAGAGTGCCTTCGGCCGCGTCGATATTCTCGTCAACAACGCCGGCATCTTCGACTTCAAGCCCCTGACGGAAGTCACGGAGGAGCACTTCCATAAGCAGTTCGACGTAAACGTCCTCGGTCTTCTCCTGGCCTCGCAAAAGGCCGCCGAAGCTTTCGGCGATGAAGGCGGCAGCATCATTAATATCAGCTCCGTTGTCTCTGTGAGTCCGCAGCCCGGCGGTGCGGTTTACTCCGCGACCAAAGCCGCCGTCGATGCGATCACGAACTCGCTCGCGAAAGAACTCGGCGCCCGCAAGATCCGCGTGAACTCGCTCAATCCCGGAATGGTCGAAACCGAAGGTTTCCACTCCGCCGGCATCGCCGGCAGCGACTTCCAAAAAATCGTCGAAGGGCAGACGCCACTCGGCCGCATCGGGCAGCCCGACGACATCGGCCCCGTCGCTGTCTTCCTCGCCTCCGAAGACTCCCGTTGGATCACCGGCCAGGCCGTGCTCGTTTCCGGCGGACAGAAGTAAAATGAAACCTGCAAACATATGAGCAACCTTACCTCTCTCGATCTCACTCAACGCCCACCCCGCAGCCCGCGCGTCACGCTCGGCGGCTACGTTCTGCTGCCCCGCATCCTCGATAAATGTCGCGCGACTATTGCAGGTAAGTCAGGCGAATTCCGTTTCGGCGCCCAAAGCATGGACCGGCACTTCCTGAACTTCACCGGCATCGAGGAAGCTGCCCTGAAGGCCGAAGTCGCCACCGGCAAGAGCGACAGCGAAATGCTCGCGTGGGTGCAAGCCAACGCGAAGACGCCACGCGAGCCGTGGGAAGTTGCGCAATGGAGCAACTACCAGATCCAGCGCAGCTCCGACAGCGACGCCGAAACGCTGCAGTTCTTCGCCGAAGCCGTCGCCAAATTCTCGACCACCCGCGAAGACATCAAGACGTGGTTCGACCTGCTCGATCTCGACGATTACGTCACCTTCGGCGGCCAACCCTGACCGAAAAAAGCGCGCCGCCCGCGAGCCGCTGTTGTTCTTGACGGGCGCGGGTGATTCCTTCGCGGGTGACAAACTGAAGCGGGGACGTGCCGGTGGTCTGCTTGAAGACGCGCGAGAAGTTGAACGCCGGGCCAGCCTTGTTCTGCGATCATTTTCTCCAGCGACGCGGAGCGCGAGCGCGTTCAGAGTATCGCGATGCGTCCCACGACTGAAGCGCCGGCGAACAGCCCGCCGGCTTGCGTCGACGACGATGTCGAGCCGGCAGCGGTCCCGGCTGCACCGGTTTTCGGCGTTCTCTTCGCGCTGAGTTTCGCGCACCTCGTTAACGACACTCTCCAGTCGCTGATCCCCGCGATTTATCCAATCCTGAAAATGGAGCTGCGGCTCGACTACAGCCACATCGGCTTGATCACCCTCACGAATCAGCTCACCGCGTCGTTGCTCCAACCGTTCGTCGGCGCATTCACTGACAAACATCCGCAGCCTTTTTCCCTGGCGCTCGGAATGGCTTCGACGCTGACCGGTCTGGTCCTGCTTTCGATTGCACCGAATCTTGGGCTCCTCCTCATAGCCGTCGCGTTCGTCGGGATCGGTTCCTCCGTTTTTCATCCGGAAGCGTCGCGTGTCGCGCACCTGAGCTCAGGCGGACGCTTCGGCTTTGCCCAATCGGTTTTCCAGGTAGGCGGGAATGCCGGCAGCTCTCTTGGGCCACTCCTCGCCGCGGCGATCGTCGTTTATCGCAGCCAGATCGCCTGGTTTTCGCCACTCGCGCTCGCCGGCATTATTGTCCTCTCGCGGATCGGTGTCTGGTATCGCGACTATCTTGGCCGTCATCATGCCGCCAGGCGGCCCGCTTCCCTGCATCGCGAGACCGGCCTGACCCGCAAACGCGTGGCTTTGTCCCTCGGCATCCTGATCGTGCTTATTTTTTCGAAGTATTTTTATCTCGCGAGCATGAGCAGCTACTACACGTTTTTCCTGATCGAAAAATTCAACCTCTCGGTGCGGGACTCGCAGTTGCATCTCTTCATCTTCCTCGCCGCTATCGCTGCCGGCACCTTTCTCGGGGGCCCAGTCGGCGACCGCATCGGGCGCAAAGCCGTCATCTGGGTCTCCATCCTCGGCGTCGCGCCGTTCGCCCTCGCGCTTCCTTACGCGAATCTCTTCTGGTGCGCCGTCCTCAGCGCAGTCATCGGGGTCATCCTGGCCTCAGCCTTTTCGGCCATCCTCGTCTATGCGCAGGAGCTCGTGCCAGGCAAAGTCGGCACCATGTCCGGCCTCTTTTTCGGTCTCGCCTTCGGCTTGGGCGGCATCGGTTCGGCGGTCCTTGGCGCGCTTGCGGATCACCATGGCGTTTCGTTCGTTTTCCAGGTCTGCTCATACCTGCCGCTCATCGGCCTCCTCACCGCGTTCCTGCCGGACTTGGGCAGGCGTTTCCGCGCCTGAATCAGTTCTCGCGCGCGGCTGGCGCGCTGGTATCGTGCGCGACTGCGGGCTCGCCCTGGCTGCAAAAACACACCAAATCTATGCAAAGGATCCTCTTCGTCGCGATAGCGACCGCGCTCTTCTCCGTTTCTTCTCAGGCTAAACCACCCGCGCCTTCCCCCAAGCCTGACAAGACAACGAAGCCCGCCACGGCCGAGAACTACCTCGACCAGTTCATCGACCGCTCGGTCTCGCCGCGGAATGACTTTTTTCATTTCGCCGTCGGCAAATGGCTCAAAGCGCATCCGATTCCGCTGTCCGAGAAATCCTGGGGAATTTCTCACGTCGTCCAGGAGGAAACCTACAATCGGATCGTCGCCCTGAATAAAGAGGCGGCGGCCGACAAAGCCGCGGCGGCCGGTTCGAACCAGCAGAAGATCGGCGATTTTTGGACGGCCGGGATGGACGAAGCCGGAAACGCGAAGCAGGGATTTACGCCGCTCGCGCCGGAATTCGAACGGATCGCCGCAATCAAGGACCAGCATGGCCTCCTCGAAACGATCGCGCGCCTCCAGTACATCGGAGTCAACGCGATGTTCGCCCCGGCGATCGGCCAGGATGAAAAGAACAGCGACAAATATGTCCTTCACCTTTTCCAAGGCGGCCTCGGGCTCCCGAATCGCGACTACTACTTCGATACGGACAGCCGCGCCACCATGCTGCGGACGGAATATGTGAAACACGTCGCCCGCATGTTCGCCCTCCTCGGTGACGATGCTAAACAGGCCGCAGCTAACGCCGACACCGTTATGCGTCTCGAGACCGAGCTTGCCCGCGCCTCCCGCAAGCTCGAAGACCTGCGCGACCCGCAGAAGAACTACATTGCCATGTCGCTCGACGAGGTCACGGCGATCACGCCTTCGATTCGCTGGCGGGAATTCCTGGGAGCCGCGCGGATCACCGGCATCGACGGCGTCATCGTGGGACAACCTGAGTTTTTCAAGCAGGTCGAATCGTCCCTCGGCAGCCAGTCGCTCGAGAACTGGAAAACTTACCTGCGCTGGGCGCTCGCCCACACCTTCGCCGATAAGGCCGGTGGCAAGTTCGACGCCGAGAACTTCCATTTCTTCGGCACGATCCTGAACGGCACGCCGAAACAGCGGGAGCGCTTCAAACGTGTGCTCGACGCCGAGGAAGAGCATCTCGGTTACGCCCTCGGCCAGCTCTATGTGCAGAAGTATTTCACTCCGCAGGCCAAGGAACGTTACACGAAACTTACGAACGAAGTCTTCACCGTCATGGGCGACCACATCCGCGCCCTCGATTGGATGACGCCGCCGACCAAGGAACGCGCCCTCGGCAAGCTCGCCACCGTCGTGAAAAAGGTCGGTTACCCCGACAAGTGGCGTGATTACTCCACCTACCACGTCGATCGCACGTCGTACCTGATGAATTGCGTCCGGGGCAACATCTGGCAGACCGAGTACGAGATCGCCAAGCTCCACAAACCGGTCGATCGCACCGAATGGGAGATGACCCCGCAGACCTATAACGCCTACTACAACCCCTCCAACAACGAGATCATCCTGCCCGCCGCCGCCTTCATCCTGCCGGGCATCGATGATTCACAAATCGACGACGCCATCGTTTACGGTTACGCCGCCGGCAGCACCATCGGGCACGAGCTCACCCACGGATTCGACGACGAAGGCCGCCAGTTCGACGAGCGCGGCAATCTCAAGGAATGGTGGACGAAAGAAGACGCCGACGAGTTCAAGAAGCGCGCCGAGGGGATCGTGAAACAGTTCAACGACTACATCGCCACCGGCACGATCCACGTCAACGGCAGCGCCACCCAG encodes the following:
- a CDS encoding M13 family metallopeptidase translates to MQRILFVAIATALFSVSSQAKPPAPSPKPDKTTKPATAENYLDQFIDRSVSPRNDFFHFAVGKWLKAHPIPLSEKSWGISHVVQEETYNRIVALNKEAAADKAAAAGSNQQKIGDFWTAGMDEAGNAKQGFTPLAPEFERIAAIKDQHGLLETIARLQYIGVNAMFAPAIGQDEKNSDKYVLHLFQGGLGLPNRDYYFDTDSRATMLRTEYVKHVARMFALLGDDAKQAAANADTVMRLETELARASRKLEDLRDPQKNYIAMSLDEVTAITPSIRWREFLGAARITGIDGVIVGQPEFFKQVESSLGSQSLENWKTYLRWALAHTFADKAGGKFDAENFHFFGTILNGTPKQRERFKRVLDAEEEHLGYALGQLYVQKYFTPQAKERYTKLTNEVFTVMGDHIRALDWMTPPTKERALGKLATVVKKVGYPDKWRDYSTYHVDRTSYLMNCVRGNIWQTEYEIAKLHKPVDRTEWEMTPQTYNAYYNPSNNEIILPAAAFILPGIDDSQIDDAIVYGYAAGSTIGHELTHGFDDEGRQFDERGNLKEWWTKEDADEFKKRAEGIVKQFNDYIATGTIHVNGSATQGENIADLGGITIGWDAFKKTEQYKSGKTIGGFTPAQRYFIGWAISWMNQIRPENLAVRVKTDVHAPSFLRVTGPVTNMVPFYEAFDIKPGDKMFRADDVRVKIW
- a CDS encoding DUF5069 domain-containing protein, whose product is MSNLTSLDLTQRPPRSPRVTLGGYVLLPRILDKCRATIAGKSGEFRFGAQSMDRHFLNFTGIEEAALKAEVATGKSDSEMLAWVQANAKTPREPWEVAQWSNYQIQRSSDSDAETLQFFAEAVAKFSTTREDIKTWFDLLDLDDYVTFGGQP
- a CDS encoding MFS transporter, which gives rise to MRPTTEAPANSPPACVDDDVEPAAVPAAPVFGVLFALSFAHLVNDTLQSLIPAIYPILKMELRLDYSHIGLITLTNQLTASLLQPFVGAFTDKHPQPFSLALGMASTLTGLVLLSIAPNLGLLLIAVAFVGIGSSVFHPEASRVAHLSSGGRFGFAQSVFQVGGNAGSSLGPLLAAAIVVYRSQIAWFSPLALAGIIVLSRIGVWYRDYLGRHHAARRPASLHRETGLTRKRVALSLGILIVLIFSKYFYLASMSSYYTFFLIEKFNLSVRDSQLHLFIFLAAIAAGTFLGGPVGDRIGRKAVIWVSILGVAPFALALPYANLFWCAVLSAVIGVILASAFSAILVYAQELVPGKVGTMSGLFFGLAFGLGGIGSAVLGALADHHGVSFVFQVCSYLPLIGLLTAFLPDLGRRFRA